A genomic region of Gymnogyps californianus isolate 813 chromosome 12, ASM1813914v2, whole genome shotgun sequence contains the following coding sequences:
- the AGRP gene encoding agouti-related protein, with product MLNVLLLCCGLLQGIQAILTADLSCGHLQKASGGLEGADRARYSSLLRKVKEVSAEPAGPLPRLGLEQMALEVPEADGDLAQRGGALEPQASSTELQAAGREERSPRRCVRLLESCLGHQVPCCDPCATCYCRFFNAFCYCRKISSSFPCGKN from the exons ATGCTGAacgtgctgctgctgtgctgcggGCTGCTGCAGGGGATCCAGGCCATCCTCACCGCCGACCTCAGCTGCGGCCACCTGCAGAAGGCGAGCGGCGGGCTGGAGGGGGCGGACAGAGCCCGCTACTCCAGCCTGCTACGGAAAGTCAAGGAGGTGTCTGCGGAGCCGGCGG GACCTCTCCCCAGGCTGGGGCTTGAGCAGATGGCCCTGGAGGTCCCAGAAGCCGACGGTGACCTCGCGCAGAGAGGTGGTGCACTGGAACCGCAG GCATCGTCCACAGAACTGCAAGCTGCGGGCCGCGAAGAGCGCTCCCCCCGCCGCTGCGTCCGCCTCCTGGAATCCTGCCTTGGGCATCAGGTCCCCTGCTGCGACCCCTGCGCCACCTGCTACTGCCGCTTCTTCAACGCTTTTTGCTACTGCAGGAAAATCAGCAGCAGTTTCCCCTGCGGCAAGAACTAG
- the LOC127021139 gene encoding SNF-related serine/threonine-protein kinase-like — protein MAGAQGCGEGKIAGLYDLERTLGKGHFAVVKLARHVFTGQRVAVKVIDKSKLAGEAAGQLLQEVRCMKLVQHPNVVRLYEVIDTHAKLYLILELGDGGDMFDHIMRHEGGLAEARAKHYFAQIVHAISYCHKLHVVHRDLKPENVVFFQEQGVVKLTDFGFSNRFQPGKMLTTSCGSLAYSAPEILLGDEYDAPAVDIWSLGVILYMLVCGHPPFQEANDSETLTMIMDCRYTVPPHVSAQCADLISRMLQRDPKQRASLEQIEGHAWLQGVDPSPASRCLLPLTSHKRVSEEEHEIILQAMTCGNIADRDTIQEALEADRYNHITATYFLLAERMLREKQEKQGHRLSLVYNLAKEVQSRTNLSDTFGPMGSAGGLLPFTEVPGSLAMGSRLPPLPTGGDIGSRQPPRTLLKVPAVDTTITKSTPALQQICEEEEEEEEEEEGRPSTMERKSSSLNQEQMRAFLRACRPPGRGEVWGPGAELGGRGGRPGAAWAGKGVSGARGPPAMQGDRAEPPRREEDTEPGGSSADPAAKSPGPVAPTSPARRSVESSGPGGTEGGAESVIKLDPGKSKRGSLRDRLLQFPLCEKALAFKIRPGSKESLLSLGQFNCCHVI, from the exons ATGGCCGGGGCACAGGGCTGCGGCGAGGGCAAGATCGCGGGGCTGTATGACCTGGAGCGCACGCTGGGCAAGGGCCACTTCGCGGTGGTGAAGCTGGCGCGGCACGTCTTCACCGGGCAGCGGGTGGCCGTCAAGGTGATCGACAAGAGCAAGCTGGCGGGAGAGGCGGCGGGGCAGCTCCTGCAAGAGGTGCGCTGCATGAAGCTGGTCCAGCACCCCAACGTGGTGCGCCTCTACGAGGTCATCGACACCCACGCCAAGCTCTACCTCATCCTGGAACTGGGCGACGGCGGGGACATGTTCGACCACATCATGCGGCACGAGGGCGGGCTGGCCGAGGCGCGGGCCAAGCACTACTTTGCCCAGATTGTCCATGCCATCTCCTACTGCCACAAGCTCCACGTGGTGCACCGCGACCTCAAGCCCGAGAACGTGGTCTTCTTCCAGGAGCAGGGGGTGGTCAAGCTCACCGACTTCGGCTTCAGCAACCGCTTCCAACCCGGCAAGATGCTCACCACCAGCTGCGGCTCGCTGGCCTACTCGGCACCTGAGATCCTGCTCGGGGATGAGTACGATGCCCCGGCTGTCG ACATCTGGAGCCTGGGGGTCATCCTCTACATGCTGGTGTGTGGCCATCCCCCCTTCCAGGAGGCCAACGACAGCGAGACCCTCACCATGATCATGGACTGCCGCTACACCGTCCCCCCGCACGTCTCAGCACAGTGCGCTGA tcTCATCTCCAGGATGCTGCAGCGGGACCCGAAGCAGCGAGCCTCCCTGGAGCAGATCGAGGGCCACGCGTGGCTGCAAGGGGTGGACCCGTCCCCCGCCAgccgctgcctgctgcccctcACCTCCCACAAGCGCGTGTCCGAGGAGGAGCACGAAATCATCCTCCAGGCCATGACGTGCGGGAACATCGCGGATCGGGACACCATCCAGGA GGCGCTGGAGGCCGACCGCTACAACCACATCACGGCCACGTATTTCCTGCTGGCGGAGAGGATGCTGCGGGAGAAGCAGGAGAAGCAGGGCCACCGCCTCAGCCTCGTCTACAACCTGGCCAAGGAGGTGCAGAGCAG gACCAACTTATCGGACACGTTTGGCCCCATGGGCAGTGCCGGTGGCCTCTTGCCCTTCACAGAGGTGCCAGGCAGCCTTGCCATGGGGTCCCGGCTGCCCCCCCTGCCCACCGGAGGGGACATTGGCAGCCGGCAGCCCCCCAGGACCCTGCTGAAGGTCCCCGCCGTTGACACCACCATCACCAAGAGCACCCCGGCCCTGCAGCAGATCTgcgaggaggaagaggaggaggaggaggaggaggaggggaggccCAGCACCATGGAGAGGAAGAGCAGCTCACTGAACCAGGAGCAGATGCGAGCCTTCCTGCGTGcctgccgcccgcccggccgTGGGGAGGTGTGGGGGCCGGGGGCCGAGCTGGGGGGACGGGGTGGGCGCCCGGGTGCGGcctgggctgggaagggggTGAGCGGGGCCCGGGGTCCCCCGGCAATGCAGGGGGACAGAGCCGAGCCCcccaggagggaggaggacacaGAGCCTGGGGGCTCCTCGGCAGA TCCCGCGGCCAAGTCCCCAGGGCCGGTGGCACCCaccagcccggcccggcggtCAGTGGAGAGCTCGGGCCCGGGGGGCACCGAGGGGGGCGCGGAGAGCGTGATCAAGCTGGACCCGGGCAAGAGCAAGAGGGGCAGCCTGCGGGACAGGCTCCTGCAGTTCCCGCTCTGCGAAAAAGCCCTGGCCTTCAAAATCCGGCCGGGCTCCAAGGAGAGCCTCCTCTCCCTGGGGCAGTTCAACTGCTGCCACGTCATTTAA
- the SETD6 gene encoding N-lysine methyltransferase SETD6: MASAPKRPKAAAGSSGRGKGSADPLPAFLAWCGRAGVELSPKVRLSREGAVAGYGMLAAEELEAGEVLVTVPRTALLSQHTSSIQALLQEAQESLQSQSGWVPLLLALLHEYTASSSPWQPYFSLWQDFRSLDHPMFWPEEERTRLLQGTGIPEAVDKDLANIHLEYSSIILPFMESHPNIFDPKLHTLELYKQLVAFVMAYSFQEPLEEEDEDKKGPNPPMMVPVADILNHVANHNANLEYSPQCLRMVTTQPVSKGQEIFNTYGQMANWQLLHMYGFAEPYPGNTNDTADIQMVTVRKAALQRARSEAQQQLVSEQWDFLCQLEMVGEEGAFVLGWDEVLTEEELSVTLKVLCMSEEEFKEYKEQDGWEDDSEEEENSTLSNEALSRLKTPCKQLLYDSVLLTLESYRSDLKAEQDLLNNKEAYEKLSRREQQALHVRYGQKRILHQLLELVR; the protein is encoded by the exons ATGGCGTCGGCGCCCAAGAGGCCCAAG GCGGCTGCCGGGAGCAGCGGCCGAGGGAAGGGCAGCGCCGATCCCCTCCCCGCCTTCCTGGCGTGGTGCGGGAGGGCCGGGGTGGAGCTCAGCCCGAAG GTCCGGCTGAGCAGGGAGGGCGCGGTGGCAGGATACGGCATGTTGGCCGCCGAGGAGCTGGAGGCGGGAGAGGTCCTCGTCACCGTCCCCCGCACGGCGCTGCTCTCCCAGCACACCAGCTCCATCCAGGCCCTCCTGCAGGAAG CCCAGGAGTCCCTGCAGAGCCAGTCCGGCTGGGTGCCTCTCCTGCTGGCCCTGCTACACGAGTACACAGCCAGCAGTTCCCCATGGCAGCCTTACTTCTCCCTCTGGCAGGACTTCAGGAGCCTGGATCACCCCATGTTCTG GCCTGAAGAAGAGCGAACAAGGCTCCTGCAGGGCACAGGCATCCCAGAAGCTGTGGACAAGGACCTGGCTAACATCCACCTGGAGTACAGCTCCATCATCCTGCCTTTCATGGAGTCTCACCCCAACATCTTTGACCCCAAGCTGCACACGCTGGAGCTGTACAAGCAGCTGGTGGCATTTGTCATGGCCTACAG CTTTCAGGAACctttggaggaggaagatgaagacaAGAAGGGGCCCAACCCTCCGATGATGGTGCCTGTAGCAGATATTTTGAATCACGTGGCCAACCACAACGCCAACCTGGAATACTCTCCC CAATGTTTACGCATGGTTACAACACAGCCCGTCAGCAAAGGCCAAGAGATCTTCAACACGTACGGGCAGATGGCCAACTGGCAGCTCCTACACATGTACGGCTTTGCGGAGCCGTACCCTGGCAACACCAACGACACAGCCGACATCCAGATGGTGACAGTACGCAAGGCGGCACTGCAGC GTGCCAGAAGCGAAGCCCAGCAGCAGTTGGTCTCGGAGCAGTGGGACTTCTTGTGCCAGCTGGAGATGGTGGGGGAGGAAGGCGCCTTCGTGCTTGGCTGGGATGAGGTGCTGACAGAGGAAGAGCTGTCCGTGACCCTGAAG GTGCTGTGCATGTCGGAAGAAGAATTCAAGGAGTATAAGGAACAAGATGGCTGGGAAGACgacagtgaggaagaggaaaactcTACCCTTTCGAACGAGGCTCTCTCCAGACTTAAAACCCCTTGCAAGCAGCTCCTTTATGACAGCGTGCTCCTGACCCTGGAGTCCTACAGGTCAGACTTGAAAGCAGAGCAGGACTTGCTAAATAACAAGGAGGCTTACGAGAAACTGAGTCGAAGGGAGCAGCAAGCTCTGCACGTGCGTTACGGACAGAAAAGGATCTTGCATCAGCTGCTAGAGCTGGTACGTTAG